Within bacterium, the genomic segment GTTTGCCGTGATAATTTTGCCATCAATTTCGACATCTCTACCGGTGTAATTGATGCCTTTATTTTTTAATCTGGCTATTTCTGAGGAAAAAACGGTTGCCTTTTTGCCGTTCAGGACCCCTGCATTAGCTAATGTAACCGGAGCAATACAAATGGCACATAAAAGTTTATCTAACTTAATACACTCTCTGGCGATAGATAAGGCGGTTTCAT encodes:
- a CDS encoding DJ-1/PfpI family protein, translating into ETALSIARECIKLDKLLCAICIAPVTLANAGVLNGKKATVFSSEIARLKNKGINYTGRDVEIDGKIITANGPAAAGKFGEAIAKALE